A single Primulina eburnea isolate SZY01 chromosome 11, ASM2296580v1, whole genome shotgun sequence DNA region contains:
- the LOC140805876 gene encoding uncharacterized protein codes for MSRVMSKCIASPSLFCCAQLRFSRFRATSSRMASESSSSPSPSSAIDFLSLCHRLKTTKRAGWVRKEVQKPESIADHMYRMGLMALIAPDLPGVNREKCIKMAIVHDIAEAIVGDITPADGIPKLEKSRREREALESMCELLGGGPRAKEIGDLWMEYEENSSLEAKVVKDFDKVEMILQALEYEKEQGKDLEEFFESTAGKFQTDLGKAWALEVASRRRKQN; via the exons ATGAGCCGGGTGATGAGCAAATGTATTGCATCTCCCTCTCTTTTTTGCTGCGCTCAGCTTCGTTTCTCACGGTTTCGAGCCACCTCTTCAAGAATGGCATCTGAATCTTCATCCTCGCCCTCTCCTTCCTCCGCCATTGATTTTCTCTCTCTTTGCCACCGTCTCAAG ACAACAAAGAGAGCAGGATGGGTACGGAAAGAGGTTCAAAAACCTGAATCAATAGCTGATCACATGTATCGGATGGGATTAATGGCTCTTATTGCTCCTGATCTTCCCGGCGTCAACCGCGAGAA GTGCATAAAAATGGCGATCGTTCATGACATTGCTGAAG CTATTGTTGGTGATATCACTCCTGCTGATGGGATCCCAAAGCTTGAAAAGAGTCGAAGGGAGCGAGAAGCGCTAGAGAGTATGTGTGAACTACTCGGTGGAGGTCCAAGAG CTAAAGAGATTGGTGATTTGTGGATGGAGTACGAAGAGAATTCTTCATTGGAAGCTAAGGTTGTCAAGGACTTTGATAAG GTGGAAATGATACTTCAAGCTTTGGAATATGAAAAAG AGCAAGGGAAAGATTTGGAAGAATTTTTCGAGTCTACTGCAG GCAAGTTCCAAACTGACTTAGGCAAAGCTTGGGCGTTGGAGGTGGCATCAAGGAGAAGAAAGCAAAACTAA
- the LOC140804807 gene encoding uncharacterized protein, whose product MTNINSYFVFALLIFSALARVSESRVARKDLNLNLGGLGGIGLGLGTGIGIGLGGGGSGSGAGAGSGSGLGASSSSSSSSSSSSGSGGAESEAGSSAGSRAGSSSGGHSGGGGGGGEGGGGGSGSGYGEGSGRGSGHGGGNGK is encoded by the coding sequence ATGACAAACATAAACTCTTACTTTGTTTTCGCTTTGCTGATATTTTCAGCATTGGCAAGGGTTTCTGAAAGCCGAGTGGCGAGAAAGGACCTGAACCTGAACTTGGGTGGCTTGGGCGGGATAGGATTGGGCTTGGGTACGGGGATTGGAATTGGCTTAGGAGGTGGAGGAAGTGGCTCAGGAGCTGGGGCCGGTTCTGGATCAGGGTTGGGCGCTAGCTCAAGCTCTAGTAGTTCTAGCTCGAGTTCCAGTGGTAGTGGTGGTGCAGAGTCAGAAGCTGGATCTTCTGCTGGATCAAGAGCTGGATCAAGTTCAGGTGGCCACAGTGGAGGCGGTGGCGGAGGCGGAGAAGGAGGAGGAGGTGGGTCTGGTTCGGGATATGGTGAAGGGTCTGGCAGGGGAAGTGGTCATGGAGGGGGAAATGGAAAATGA